From the genome of Motacilla alba alba isolate MOTALB_02 chromosome 13, Motacilla_alba_V1.0_pri, whole genome shotgun sequence, one region includes:
- the LOC119706386 gene encoding rho GTPase-activating protein 7-like isoform X6, translating to MTSPEIEAREACDWLRAAGFPQYAQLFEDMQFPIDVKTVRRDHEFLDGDAIESLFRRLNTLNKYASMKVEISRDRKRSDDSEDDEPCAISDRWAYERCSQRWSRIGSLAAFPAEEGAGAPTPGSPVLKIINNEDSVSLDHGEKHDVSSIHSTSSADSDIVNSQKPFEDVETSTSSSRCSSVKVPSLDSAFSCSPPPSEFLNVTGEEKILDKSPSKKRKSLLKKMEKLHLRSCNLRSGQSKAKPIISEPVLLEGLNEEKMKMLNCVNISDLSGIRTKNSSSFSPRSCNSSNQSVNSSTGSTPSPVIRPGSPCEGRGTYAEHMDTSKLLLGNDLPQQNLNNDMTLQKSQMFQIPQGHKPGTFPTVLTDSSLSPADSSSVNWRTGSFHGCRRSRSRSGSRDARGARSPVLSRDNRLSVYDNMPSPELQGLEAGQVGDDDVFSELNSVLADVNGLKKLVDQWTEKFSDDGDSDFASDLTCLYPPSPKESSVETEGSEDKTAGEAEGESNCGLGKEIGSADLAYITDSKKTNRHGKQHWCVEESMSMESLSLQTDGQSAAQLARTQKLALLKLTALMDRYSPSSKQGWNWTIPKFIKKPKASDYKDKNVFGVPLLLNVQRTSHPLPNGILQALEYLRSHFLDQVGLFRKSGVKSRILSLREMNETSPNNVCYEGQSAFDVADMVKQYFRDLPEPIFTSRLCESFLHIYQYVPKDEQFQAVQAAILLLPKENREALKILLFFLRDVVAFVEENQMTPTNIAVCLAPSLFHLNTLRRDSSSSSTRSSQRKCSLGKPDQRELNENLAATQGLAHMIMECNRLFQVKLLPASPHHHR from the exons ATGACATCCCCAG AAATTGAAGCCAGAGAAGCCTGCGactggctgagagctgctggatttccccagtATGCTCAGCTGTTTGAAG ATATGCAGTTTCCCATTGATGTAAAAACTGTGAGGAGAGATCATGAATTTTTAGATGGAGATGCGATTGAATCACTGTTCAG AAGGTTGAACACATTGAACAAGTATGCATCAATGAAAGTGGAAATAAGCCGTGATAGGAAACGG AGTGACGACTCTGAAGATGACGAGCCTTGTGCAATAAGTGACAGATGGGCTTATGAGAGGTGCAGCCAGCGGTGGTCTCGCATCGGGAGCCTGgcagctttcccagcagagGAAGGTGCTGGTGCTCCCACCCCAGGCAGTCCAGTGTTGAAGATCATCAACAACGAGGACAGTGTCTCTCTGGATCATGGTGAGAAGCACGATGTGTCCTCAATTCACAGCACGAGCAGTGCTGACAGTGACATTGTTAACTCCCAAAAACCTTTTGAAGATGTGGAAACCAGCACGAGCTCCTCAAGGTGTTCCTCAGTTAAGGTACCTTCGCTGGACTCTGCTTTTAGTTGTTCTCCTCCCCCCAgtgaatttttaaatgtcactggTGAGGAGAAAATTTTGGATAAGTCACCATCTAAAAAGAGGAAGAGCCTTctaaagaaaatggagaagctGCACTTAAGGAGCTGCAATTTAAGGAGCGGTCAGTCAAAGGCCAAACCCATAATAAGTGAACCTGTTCTTCTGGAAGGACTTAATGAAGAAAAGATGAAGATGCTGAActgtgtaaatatttctgaCCTCTCTGGCATCCGAACAAAGAAcagttcttccttttctccccgGAGCTGCAATAGCAGCAATCAGTCTGTAAAtagcagcacagggagcactCCAAGCCCTGTTATAAGACCAGGCAGCCCCTGTGAAGGAAGGGGGACGTATGCAGAGCACATGGACACCagcaagctgctgctggggaatgATCTACCCCAGCAAAACCTAAACAATGACATGACGTTACAAAAGAGCCAGATGTTTCAAATACCACAAGGCCACAAACCTGGCACTTTCCCCACAGTACTCACAGATAGCTCCCTGTCTCCAGCAGACAGCTCTTCTGTCAACTGGAGAACTGGGAGCTTCCACGGGTGCAGGAGGAGCCGGAGCAGGAGCGGTTCCAGGGATGCCAGAGGTGCCAGGAGCCCCGTGCTGAGCAGGGATAACAGGCTGAGTGTGTATGACAAcatgcccagccctgagctgcagggtCTTGAGGCTGGACAAGTCGGAGACGACGACGTTTTCTCAGAGCTGAACAGTGTCCTAGCAGATGTCAATGGTCTCAAAAAGCTGGTGGATCAGTGGACAGAGAAGTTCTCAGATGATGGAGATTCTGACTTTGCCAGTGACTTGACCTGTCTGTATCCACCCTCCCCTAAAGAAAGCTCTGTTGAAACAGAGGGCTCTGAAGATAAGACagcaggggaggctgagggagaGAGCAACTGTGGCCTGGGCAAGGAGATTGGTTCTGCAGACCTGGCATACATCACAGACTCTAAAAAGACCAACAG GCACGGGAAGCAGCACTGGTGTGTGGAAGAGAGCATGAGCATGGAAAGCCTTTCCCTCCAGACTGATGGCCAGTCAGCTGCCCAGCTGGCCCGCACACAAAAGCTGGCATTGTTGAAGCTCACAGCTTTAATGGACAGATATTCCCCATCCAGTAAGCAGGGCTGGAACTG GACCATACCAAAGTTCATTAAAAAGCCAAAAGCCTCAGACTACAAGGACAAAAATGTGTTCGGGGTTCCTTTACTTCTGAATGTGCAGCGAACAAGCCACCCCCTGCCCAATGGCATCCTGCAAGCCCTGGAGTATCTGAGAAGCCACTTTCTTGACCAG GTTGGCCTGTTCCGAAAATCCGGTGTTAAATCCAGGATCCTGTCTTTAAGAGAAATGAATGAAACCAGCCCAAACAATGTCTGTTATGAAGGGCAGTCAGCATTTGACGTGGCAGATATGGTGAAGCAGTATTTCCGAGACCTTCCTGAGCCTATATTCACCAGCAGGCTCTGTGAATCCTTCCTCCACATCTACCAGT ACGTGCCGAAGGACGAGCAGTTTCAGGCTGTCCAGGCTGCTATTCTCCTTCTCCCAAAGGAAAACCGAGAAGCTCTGAAAATCCTCCTGTTCTTCCTGCGAGACGTGGTGGCTTTTGTTGAGGAAAACCAGATGACCCCAACTAACATCGCCGTCTGTCTGGCGCCTTCTTTGTTTCACCTCAACACCCTGAGGCGGGACAGTTCCTCCTCCTCAACCAG ATCCAGTCAGAGGAAGTGCAGCTTGGGGAAGCCAGACCAGAGGGAGCTGAACGAGAACCTGGCAGCAACTCAGGGCTTGGCCCACATGATAATGGAGTGCAACAGGCTCTTCCAG
- the LOC119706386 gene encoding rho GTPase-activating protein 7-like isoform X2: protein MSVCLDLNECGARVRDSGSEQPGTGRDSRHGRAGTGREPGQPSCGTDSSGAAAGPGGARPGKGGAGAGSGAGRLRRAKGCGTRQPRVSSPWVLMTSPEIEAREACDWLRAAGFPQYAQLFEDMQFPIDVKTVRRDHEFLDGDAIESLFRRLNTLNKYASMKVEISRDRKRSDDSEDDEPCAISDRWAYERCSQRWSRIGSLAAFPAEEGAGAPTPGSPVLKIINNEDSVSLDHGEKHDVSSIHSTSSADSDIVNSQKPFEDVETSTSSSRCSSVKVPSLDSAFSCSPPPSEFLNVTGEEKILDKSPSKKRKSLLKKMEKLHLRSCNLRSGQSKAKPIISEPVLLEGLNEEKMKMLNCVNISDLSGIRTKNSSSFSPRSCNSSNQSVNSSTGSTPSPVIRPGSPCEGRGTYAEHMDTSKLLLGNDLPQQNLNNDMTLQKSQMFQIPQGHKPGTFPTVLTDSSLSPADSSSVNWRTGSFHGCRRSRSRSGSRDARGARSPVLSRDNRLSVYDNMPSPELQGLEAGQVGDDDVFSELNSVLADVNGLKKLVDQWTEKFSDDGDSDFASDLTCLYPPSPKESSVETEGSEDKTAGEAEGESNCGLGKEIGSADLAYITDSKKTNRHGKQHWCVEESMSMESLSLQTDGQSAAQLARTQKLALLKLTALMDRYSPSSKQGWNWTIPKFIKKPKASDYKDKNVFGVPLLLNVQRTSHPLPNGILQALEYLRSHFLDQVGLFRKSGVKSRILSLREMNETSPNNVCYEGQSAFDVADMVKQYFRDLPEPIFTSRLCESFLHIYQYVPKDEQFQAVQAAILLLPKENREALKILLFFLRDVVAFVEENQMTPTNIAVCLAPSLFHLNTLRRDSSSSSTRSSQRKCSLGKPDQRELNENLAATQGLAHMIMECNRLFQTDFPA from the exons ATGTCGGTTTGCCTTGATCTGAACGAGTGCGGGGCACGGGTGCGGGACAGCGGCTCTGAACAGCCAGGGACGGGCAGGGACAGCCGGCACGGACGGGCAGGGACGGGCAGGGAGCCGGGCCAGCCCTCCTGCGGCACGGACAGCAGCGGGgccgcagcggggccgggcggggctcGGCCGGGGAAGGGCGGTGCCGGCGCAGGCAGCGGAGCCGGGCGGCTGCGGCGGGCAAAGGGCTGCGGCACACGACAGCCCCGGGTGAGCAGCCCGTGGGTGCTGATGACATCCCCAG AAATTGAAGCCAGAGAAGCCTGCGactggctgagagctgctggatttccccagtATGCTCAGCTGTTTGAAG ATATGCAGTTTCCCATTGATGTAAAAACTGTGAGGAGAGATCATGAATTTTTAGATGGAGATGCGATTGAATCACTGTTCAG AAGGTTGAACACATTGAACAAGTATGCATCAATGAAAGTGGAAATAAGCCGTGATAGGAAACGG AGTGACGACTCTGAAGATGACGAGCCTTGTGCAATAAGTGACAGATGGGCTTATGAGAGGTGCAGCCAGCGGTGGTCTCGCATCGGGAGCCTGgcagctttcccagcagagGAAGGTGCTGGTGCTCCCACCCCAGGCAGTCCAGTGTTGAAGATCATCAACAACGAGGACAGTGTCTCTCTGGATCATGGTGAGAAGCACGATGTGTCCTCAATTCACAGCACGAGCAGTGCTGACAGTGACATTGTTAACTCCCAAAAACCTTTTGAAGATGTGGAAACCAGCACGAGCTCCTCAAGGTGTTCCTCAGTTAAGGTACCTTCGCTGGACTCTGCTTTTAGTTGTTCTCCTCCCCCCAgtgaatttttaaatgtcactggTGAGGAGAAAATTTTGGATAAGTCACCATCTAAAAAGAGGAAGAGCCTTctaaagaaaatggagaagctGCACTTAAGGAGCTGCAATTTAAGGAGCGGTCAGTCAAAGGCCAAACCCATAATAAGTGAACCTGTTCTTCTGGAAGGACTTAATGAAGAAAAGATGAAGATGCTGAActgtgtaaatatttctgaCCTCTCTGGCATCCGAACAAAGAAcagttcttccttttctccccgGAGCTGCAATAGCAGCAATCAGTCTGTAAAtagcagcacagggagcactCCAAGCCCTGTTATAAGACCAGGCAGCCCCTGTGAAGGAAGGGGGACGTATGCAGAGCACATGGACACCagcaagctgctgctggggaatgATCTACCCCAGCAAAACCTAAACAATGACATGACGTTACAAAAGAGCCAGATGTTTCAAATACCACAAGGCCACAAACCTGGCACTTTCCCCACAGTACTCACAGATAGCTCCCTGTCTCCAGCAGACAGCTCTTCTGTCAACTGGAGAACTGGGAGCTTCCACGGGTGCAGGAGGAGCCGGAGCAGGAGCGGTTCCAGGGATGCCAGAGGTGCCAGGAGCCCCGTGCTGAGCAGGGATAACAGGCTGAGTGTGTATGACAAcatgcccagccctgagctgcagggtCTTGAGGCTGGACAAGTCGGAGACGACGACGTTTTCTCAGAGCTGAACAGTGTCCTAGCAGATGTCAATGGTCTCAAAAAGCTGGTGGATCAGTGGACAGAGAAGTTCTCAGATGATGGAGATTCTGACTTTGCCAGTGACTTGACCTGTCTGTATCCACCCTCCCCTAAAGAAAGCTCTGTTGAAACAGAGGGCTCTGAAGATAAGACagcaggggaggctgagggagaGAGCAACTGTGGCCTGGGCAAGGAGATTGGTTCTGCAGACCTGGCATACATCACAGACTCTAAAAAGACCAACAG GCACGGGAAGCAGCACTGGTGTGTGGAAGAGAGCATGAGCATGGAAAGCCTTTCCCTCCAGACTGATGGCCAGTCAGCTGCCCAGCTGGCCCGCACACAAAAGCTGGCATTGTTGAAGCTCACAGCTTTAATGGACAGATATTCCCCATCCAGTAAGCAGGGCTGGAACTG GACCATACCAAAGTTCATTAAAAAGCCAAAAGCCTCAGACTACAAGGACAAAAATGTGTTCGGGGTTCCTTTACTTCTGAATGTGCAGCGAACAAGCCACCCCCTGCCCAATGGCATCCTGCAAGCCCTGGAGTATCTGAGAAGCCACTTTCTTGACCAG GTTGGCCTGTTCCGAAAATCCGGTGTTAAATCCAGGATCCTGTCTTTAAGAGAAATGAATGAAACCAGCCCAAACAATGTCTGTTATGAAGGGCAGTCAGCATTTGACGTGGCAGATATGGTGAAGCAGTATTTCCGAGACCTTCCTGAGCCTATATTCACCAGCAGGCTCTGTGAATCCTTCCTCCACATCTACCAGT ACGTGCCGAAGGACGAGCAGTTTCAGGCTGTCCAGGCTGCTATTCTCCTTCTCCCAAAGGAAAACCGAGAAGCTCTGAAAATCCTCCTGTTCTTCCTGCGAGACGTGGTGGCTTTTGTTGAGGAAAACCAGATGACCCCAACTAACATCGCCGTCTGTCTGGCGCCTTCTTTGTTTCACCTCAACACCCTGAGGCGGGACAGTTCCTCCTCCTCAACCAG ATCCAGTCAGAGGAAGTGCAGCTTGGGGAAGCCAGACCAGAGGGAGCTGAACGAGAACCTGGCAGCAACTCAGGGCTTGGCCCACATGATAATGGAGTGCAACAGGCTCTTCCAG ACTGACTTCCCAGCTTGA
- the LOC119706386 gene encoding rho GTPase-activating protein 7-like isoform X1 yields MSVCLDLNECGARVRDSGSEQPGTGRDSRHGRAGTGREPGQPSCGTDSSGAAAGPGGARPGKGGAGAGSGAGRLRRAKGCGTRQPRVSSPWVLMTSPEIEAREACDWLRAAGFPQYAQLFEDMQFPIDVKTVRRDHEFLDGDAIESLFRRLNTLNKYASMKVEISRDRKRSDDSEDDEPCAISDRWAYERCSQRWSRIGSLAAFPAEEGAGAPTPGSPVLKIINNEDSVSLDHGEKHDVSSIHSTSSADSDIVNSQKPFEDVETSTSSSRCSSVKVPSLDSAFSCSPPPSEFLNVTGEEKILDKSPSKKRKSLLKKMEKLHLRSCNLRSGQSKAKPIISEPVLLEGLNEEKMKMLNCVNISDLSGIRTKNSSSFSPRSCNSSNQSVNSSTGSTPSPVIRPGSPCEGRGTYAEHMDTSKLLLGNDLPQQNLNNDMTLQKSQMFQIPQGHKPGTFPTVLTDSSLSPADSSSVNWRTGSFHGCRRSRSRSGSRDARGARSPVLSRDNRLSVYDNMPSPELQGLEAGQVGDDDVFSELNSVLADVNGLKKLVDQWTEKFSDDGDSDFASDLTCLYPPSPKESSVETEGSEDKTAGEAEGESNCGLGKEIGSADLAYITDSKKTNRHGKQHWCVEESMSMESLSLQTDGQSAAQLARTQKLALLKLTALMDRYSPSSKQGWNWTIPKFIKKPKASDYKDKNVFGVPLLLNVQRTSHPLPNGILQALEYLRSHFLDQVGLFRKSGVKSRILSLREMNETSPNNVCYEGQSAFDVADMVKQYFRDLPEPIFTSRLCESFLHIYQYVPKDEQFQAVQAAILLLPKENREALKILLFFLRDVVAFVEENQMTPTNIAVCLAPSLFHLNTLRRDSSSSSTRSSQRKCSLGKPDQRELNENLAATQGLAHMIMECNRLFQVKLLPASPHHHR; encoded by the exons ATGTCGGTTTGCCTTGATCTGAACGAGTGCGGGGCACGGGTGCGGGACAGCGGCTCTGAACAGCCAGGGACGGGCAGGGACAGCCGGCACGGACGGGCAGGGACGGGCAGGGAGCCGGGCCAGCCCTCCTGCGGCACGGACAGCAGCGGGgccgcagcggggccgggcggggctcGGCCGGGGAAGGGCGGTGCCGGCGCAGGCAGCGGAGCCGGGCGGCTGCGGCGGGCAAAGGGCTGCGGCACACGACAGCCCCGGGTGAGCAGCCCGTGGGTGCTGATGACATCCCCAG AAATTGAAGCCAGAGAAGCCTGCGactggctgagagctgctggatttccccagtATGCTCAGCTGTTTGAAG ATATGCAGTTTCCCATTGATGTAAAAACTGTGAGGAGAGATCATGAATTTTTAGATGGAGATGCGATTGAATCACTGTTCAG AAGGTTGAACACATTGAACAAGTATGCATCAATGAAAGTGGAAATAAGCCGTGATAGGAAACGG AGTGACGACTCTGAAGATGACGAGCCTTGTGCAATAAGTGACAGATGGGCTTATGAGAGGTGCAGCCAGCGGTGGTCTCGCATCGGGAGCCTGgcagctttcccagcagagGAAGGTGCTGGTGCTCCCACCCCAGGCAGTCCAGTGTTGAAGATCATCAACAACGAGGACAGTGTCTCTCTGGATCATGGTGAGAAGCACGATGTGTCCTCAATTCACAGCACGAGCAGTGCTGACAGTGACATTGTTAACTCCCAAAAACCTTTTGAAGATGTGGAAACCAGCACGAGCTCCTCAAGGTGTTCCTCAGTTAAGGTACCTTCGCTGGACTCTGCTTTTAGTTGTTCTCCTCCCCCCAgtgaatttttaaatgtcactggTGAGGAGAAAATTTTGGATAAGTCACCATCTAAAAAGAGGAAGAGCCTTctaaagaaaatggagaagctGCACTTAAGGAGCTGCAATTTAAGGAGCGGTCAGTCAAAGGCCAAACCCATAATAAGTGAACCTGTTCTTCTGGAAGGACTTAATGAAGAAAAGATGAAGATGCTGAActgtgtaaatatttctgaCCTCTCTGGCATCCGAACAAAGAAcagttcttccttttctccccgGAGCTGCAATAGCAGCAATCAGTCTGTAAAtagcagcacagggagcactCCAAGCCCTGTTATAAGACCAGGCAGCCCCTGTGAAGGAAGGGGGACGTATGCAGAGCACATGGACACCagcaagctgctgctggggaatgATCTACCCCAGCAAAACCTAAACAATGACATGACGTTACAAAAGAGCCAGATGTTTCAAATACCACAAGGCCACAAACCTGGCACTTTCCCCACAGTACTCACAGATAGCTCCCTGTCTCCAGCAGACAGCTCTTCTGTCAACTGGAGAACTGGGAGCTTCCACGGGTGCAGGAGGAGCCGGAGCAGGAGCGGTTCCAGGGATGCCAGAGGTGCCAGGAGCCCCGTGCTGAGCAGGGATAACAGGCTGAGTGTGTATGACAAcatgcccagccctgagctgcagggtCTTGAGGCTGGACAAGTCGGAGACGACGACGTTTTCTCAGAGCTGAACAGTGTCCTAGCAGATGTCAATGGTCTCAAAAAGCTGGTGGATCAGTGGACAGAGAAGTTCTCAGATGATGGAGATTCTGACTTTGCCAGTGACTTGACCTGTCTGTATCCACCCTCCCCTAAAGAAAGCTCTGTTGAAACAGAGGGCTCTGAAGATAAGACagcaggggaggctgagggagaGAGCAACTGTGGCCTGGGCAAGGAGATTGGTTCTGCAGACCTGGCATACATCACAGACTCTAAAAAGACCAACAG GCACGGGAAGCAGCACTGGTGTGTGGAAGAGAGCATGAGCATGGAAAGCCTTTCCCTCCAGACTGATGGCCAGTCAGCTGCCCAGCTGGCCCGCACACAAAAGCTGGCATTGTTGAAGCTCACAGCTTTAATGGACAGATATTCCCCATCCAGTAAGCAGGGCTGGAACTG GACCATACCAAAGTTCATTAAAAAGCCAAAAGCCTCAGACTACAAGGACAAAAATGTGTTCGGGGTTCCTTTACTTCTGAATGTGCAGCGAACAAGCCACCCCCTGCCCAATGGCATCCTGCAAGCCCTGGAGTATCTGAGAAGCCACTTTCTTGACCAG GTTGGCCTGTTCCGAAAATCCGGTGTTAAATCCAGGATCCTGTCTTTAAGAGAAATGAATGAAACCAGCCCAAACAATGTCTGTTATGAAGGGCAGTCAGCATTTGACGTGGCAGATATGGTGAAGCAGTATTTCCGAGACCTTCCTGAGCCTATATTCACCAGCAGGCTCTGTGAATCCTTCCTCCACATCTACCAGT ACGTGCCGAAGGACGAGCAGTTTCAGGCTGTCCAGGCTGCTATTCTCCTTCTCCCAAAGGAAAACCGAGAAGCTCTGAAAATCCTCCTGTTCTTCCTGCGAGACGTGGTGGCTTTTGTTGAGGAAAACCAGATGACCCCAACTAACATCGCCGTCTGTCTGGCGCCTTCTTTGTTTCACCTCAACACCCTGAGGCGGGACAGTTCCTCCTCCTCAACCAG ATCCAGTCAGAGGAAGTGCAGCTTGGGGAAGCCAGACCAGAGGGAGCTGAACGAGAACCTGGCAGCAACTCAGGGCTTGGCCCACATGATAATGGAGTGCAACAGGCTCTTCCAG
- the LOC119706386 gene encoding rho GTPase-activating protein 7-like isoform X3, which produces MGLEFSCPRQDLLACRDTGVTSAQDSDPLQLPLPMEEIEAREACDWLRAAGFPQYAQLFEDMQFPIDVKTVRRDHEFLDGDAIESLFRRLNTLNKYASMKVEISRDRKRSDDSEDDEPCAISDRWAYERCSQRWSRIGSLAAFPAEEGAGAPTPGSPVLKIINNEDSVSLDHGEKHDVSSIHSTSSADSDIVNSQKPFEDVETSTSSSRCSSVKVPSLDSAFSCSPPPSEFLNVTGEEKILDKSPSKKRKSLLKKMEKLHLRSCNLRSGQSKAKPIISEPVLLEGLNEEKMKMLNCVNISDLSGIRTKNSSSFSPRSCNSSNQSVNSSTGSTPSPVIRPGSPCEGRGTYAEHMDTSKLLLGNDLPQQNLNNDMTLQKSQMFQIPQGHKPGTFPTVLTDSSLSPADSSSVNWRTGSFHGCRRSRSRSGSRDARGARSPVLSRDNRLSVYDNMPSPELQGLEAGQVGDDDVFSELNSVLADVNGLKKLVDQWTEKFSDDGDSDFASDLTCLYPPSPKESSVETEGSEDKTAGEAEGESNCGLGKEIGSADLAYITDSKKTNRHGKQHWCVEESMSMESLSLQTDGQSAAQLARTQKLALLKLTALMDRYSPSSKQGWNWTIPKFIKKPKASDYKDKNVFGVPLLLNVQRTSHPLPNGILQALEYLRSHFLDQVGLFRKSGVKSRILSLREMNETSPNNVCYEGQSAFDVADMVKQYFRDLPEPIFTSRLCESFLHIYQYVPKDEQFQAVQAAILLLPKENREALKILLFFLRDVVAFVEENQMTPTNIAVCLAPSLFHLNTLRRDSSSSSTRSSQRKCSLGKPDQRELNENLAATQGLAHMIMECNRLFQVKLLPASPHHHR; this is translated from the exons ATGGGGTTGGAGTtcagctgccccaggcaggaCTTGCTCGCTTGCAGGGACACGGGAGTAACTTCTGCACAGGACAGTGACCCGCTGCAGTTGCCTCTCCCCATGGAAG AAATTGAAGCCAGAGAAGCCTGCGactggctgagagctgctggatttccccagtATGCTCAGCTGTTTGAAG ATATGCAGTTTCCCATTGATGTAAAAACTGTGAGGAGAGATCATGAATTTTTAGATGGAGATGCGATTGAATCACTGTTCAG AAGGTTGAACACATTGAACAAGTATGCATCAATGAAAGTGGAAATAAGCCGTGATAGGAAACGG AGTGACGACTCTGAAGATGACGAGCCTTGTGCAATAAGTGACAGATGGGCTTATGAGAGGTGCAGCCAGCGGTGGTCTCGCATCGGGAGCCTGgcagctttcccagcagagGAAGGTGCTGGTGCTCCCACCCCAGGCAGTCCAGTGTTGAAGATCATCAACAACGAGGACAGTGTCTCTCTGGATCATGGTGAGAAGCACGATGTGTCCTCAATTCACAGCACGAGCAGTGCTGACAGTGACATTGTTAACTCCCAAAAACCTTTTGAAGATGTGGAAACCAGCACGAGCTCCTCAAGGTGTTCCTCAGTTAAGGTACCTTCGCTGGACTCTGCTTTTAGTTGTTCTCCTCCCCCCAgtgaatttttaaatgtcactggTGAGGAGAAAATTTTGGATAAGTCACCATCTAAAAAGAGGAAGAGCCTTctaaagaaaatggagaagctGCACTTAAGGAGCTGCAATTTAAGGAGCGGTCAGTCAAAGGCCAAACCCATAATAAGTGAACCTGTTCTTCTGGAAGGACTTAATGAAGAAAAGATGAAGATGCTGAActgtgtaaatatttctgaCCTCTCTGGCATCCGAACAAAGAAcagttcttccttttctccccgGAGCTGCAATAGCAGCAATCAGTCTGTAAAtagcagcacagggagcactCCAAGCCCTGTTATAAGACCAGGCAGCCCCTGTGAAGGAAGGGGGACGTATGCAGAGCACATGGACACCagcaagctgctgctggggaatgATCTACCCCAGCAAAACCTAAACAATGACATGACGTTACAAAAGAGCCAGATGTTTCAAATACCACAAGGCCACAAACCTGGCACTTTCCCCACAGTACTCACAGATAGCTCCCTGTCTCCAGCAGACAGCTCTTCTGTCAACTGGAGAACTGGGAGCTTCCACGGGTGCAGGAGGAGCCGGAGCAGGAGCGGTTCCAGGGATGCCAGAGGTGCCAGGAGCCCCGTGCTGAGCAGGGATAACAGGCTGAGTGTGTATGACAAcatgcccagccctgagctgcagggtCTTGAGGCTGGACAAGTCGGAGACGACGACGTTTTCTCAGAGCTGAACAGTGTCCTAGCAGATGTCAATGGTCTCAAAAAGCTGGTGGATCAGTGGACAGAGAAGTTCTCAGATGATGGAGATTCTGACTTTGCCAGTGACTTGACCTGTCTGTATCCACCCTCCCCTAAAGAAAGCTCTGTTGAAACAGAGGGCTCTGAAGATAAGACagcaggggaggctgagggagaGAGCAACTGTGGCCTGGGCAAGGAGATTGGTTCTGCAGACCTGGCATACATCACAGACTCTAAAAAGACCAACAG GCACGGGAAGCAGCACTGGTGTGTGGAAGAGAGCATGAGCATGGAAAGCCTTTCCCTCCAGACTGATGGCCAGTCAGCTGCCCAGCTGGCCCGCACACAAAAGCTGGCATTGTTGAAGCTCACAGCTTTAATGGACAGATATTCCCCATCCAGTAAGCAGGGCTGGAACTG GACCATACCAAAGTTCATTAAAAAGCCAAAAGCCTCAGACTACAAGGACAAAAATGTGTTCGGGGTTCCTTTACTTCTGAATGTGCAGCGAACAAGCCACCCCCTGCCCAATGGCATCCTGCAAGCCCTGGAGTATCTGAGAAGCCACTTTCTTGACCAG GTTGGCCTGTTCCGAAAATCCGGTGTTAAATCCAGGATCCTGTCTTTAAGAGAAATGAATGAAACCAGCCCAAACAATGTCTGTTATGAAGGGCAGTCAGCATTTGACGTGGCAGATATGGTGAAGCAGTATTTCCGAGACCTTCCTGAGCCTATATTCACCAGCAGGCTCTGTGAATCCTTCCTCCACATCTACCAGT ACGTGCCGAAGGACGAGCAGTTTCAGGCTGTCCAGGCTGCTATTCTCCTTCTCCCAAAGGAAAACCGAGAAGCTCTGAAAATCCTCCTGTTCTTCCTGCGAGACGTGGTGGCTTTTGTTGAGGAAAACCAGATGACCCCAACTAACATCGCCGTCTGTCTGGCGCCTTCTTTGTTTCACCTCAACACCCTGAGGCGGGACAGTTCCTCCTCCTCAACCAG ATCCAGTCAGAGGAAGTGCAGCTTGGGGAAGCCAGACCAGAGGGAGCTGAACGAGAACCTGGCAGCAACTCAGGGCTTGGCCCACATGATAATGGAGTGCAACAGGCTCTTCCAG